One Parcubacteria group bacterium genomic window, TTTATGAATGAAGAAAAACCAATTAATCTGATGAATTTGAAAATGAATCAGAGTGCGGAGATTGCCTTTATTGATGCTGGAAAGGAGTCCGCAAAAAGATTAGCCGATTTAGGATTGACTTTCAGCACGCCTGTAAAAGTTTTAAAGAAAACATTGTTCTTCGGTCCGATAGAGATTGAAGTCAGGGGTTGCAAGCTGGCTTTAGGTAGGGGAATCGCTTCAAAAGTATGGGTCAAACAAATATGAAAAACAAAAAACTGAATGTCGTGCTGGCAGGACAGGCTAATGTCGGCAAGTCTGTCATATTTAATTATCTGACAGGGCTTCATCAGCATATTGGAAATTGGGCTGGCAAGACAGTGGAAAAAGCGGAGGGAACTTTGCATTACAAAGGATATACGATTGATATTCTGGATTTACCTGGGATTTATTCGCTTTCCACTTATTCATTGGAAGAAATCATATCTCGTGAATATATCGCCATTCAAAAACCAGATTTTATAATTGATGTGGTTGATGCGACACACTTAGAAAGAAATCTTATTTTTACCTTGCAACTTTTGGAATTGGAAAGGCCGATGGTTATGGCTTTGAATATGGCAAACTTGCTTAAAGGGAAGGGAATAGAAATCAATGCTAAAAAACTGGAAAAAATTCTTGGTATCAAAGTTATCCCCATAGAAGCTATTTATGGTCGGGGGATAAACAGTTGTTTAGATGAAGGAATAAGTTTGATAAAAAGAAAATCTTCAAGAGAATTTTTGAAATATGGAAAAGAAACGGAAGAACGAATAGAAAAATTAACCGATAGCCTCAAAAATGTAAAAATCGCTTATCCAAAAAGGTGGGTGGCTATAAAACTTTTGGAAAAAGACAAACAAATAGAAAAAATACTTAGTGAAAAAAGTCCAGAAATTTTAAAAGAAACAAAATTTTTTTGTTCGGAACTTGAAAAAATTCACGGGCACGATTCTTCTGTGGTGATTGCTGATGAAAGATGCTGTTTGGTTTCCAAAATAATGTCGGAGGTGATGACAACCAAAAAACCTCAGAAGATGGGTTTTGGCGAATGGCTCGATAATTTGACAGGGCATAGGATTTGGGGCTATCCGATTATGCTGGCGATTTTTACTTTGGTTTTTATTTTTATTTTTCAGTTAGGAAATTATCTCTCATCTTTTCTGGAGCAAATTTCGTCAGGATGGCAAATTAGTTTTCAAAATATTTTTGGCATATCATTTTTATCTTCGTTGGCTTGGAGTGGTGTAGAAAGCATTATTGCTCTAGTTGGAATTGTTTTGCCATATATTTTTCCGTTTTATCTTTGCCTGTTTGTTCTTGAAGATTGGGGCTATTTGGCGAGAGTAGCGTTTCTTACTGATAATTTAATGCACAAACTGGGCGTTCATGGAAAGGCTTGCATACCAGTAATGCTCGGATTCGGTTGCAATACTCCCGCTTGTCTTTCTTGCCGAATAATGGAAACTCAAAGAGAAAGATTTTTGACGGGATTTCTGGTGACATTGGTTCCTTGCAGTGCTGTGGCGGTGATTATTATGGGATTGGTGGGAAAATATATCGGAATTGGTTGGGTTTTCGGATTGTATTCTTTTGTGATCTTAATATCGATTGTTTTGGGAATACTGGCTTCTAAAATATTGCCCGGCGAGCCGACTGCTCTTATTATGGATATGCCAGATTACAAAATTCCCAATTTCAAAACCATATTTTTGCAAACGTGGTTTAGATTAAAAGAATTCATTTTTATCGCAGGACCGATAATAATAATTTCTGGAATAATAATCCAAGGAATATATTTGGCTGGTTGGCTAACTCCCGTTTCCGATTTTCTTTCTCCTATTACAGTGAA contains:
- a CDS encoding FeoA family protein, which codes for MNEEKPINLMNLKMNQSAEIAFIDAGKESAKRLADLGLTFSTPVKVLKKTLFFGPIEIEVRGCKLALGRGIASKVWVKQI
- the feoB gene encoding ferrous iron transport protein B → MKNKKLNVVLAGQANVGKSVIFNYLTGLHQHIGNWAGKTVEKAEGTLHYKGYTIDILDLPGIYSLSTYSLEEIISREYIAIQKPDFIIDVVDATHLERNLIFTLQLLELERPMVMALNMANLLKGKGIEINAKKLEKILGIKVIPIEAIYGRGINSCLDEGISLIKRKSSREFLKYGKETEERIEKLTDSLKNVKIAYPKRWVAIKLLEKDKQIEKILSEKSPEILKETKFFCSELEKIHGHDSSVVIADERCCLVSKIMSEVMTTKKPQKMGFGEWLDNLTGHRIWGYPIMLAIFTLVFIFIFQLGNYLSSFLEQISSGWQISFQNIFGISFLSSLAWSGVESIIALVGIVLPYIFPFYLCLFVLEDWGYLARVAFLTDNLMHKLGVHGKACIPVMLGFGCNTPACLSCRIMETQRERFLTGFLVTLVPCSAVAVIIMGLVGKYIGIGWVFGLYSFVILISIVLGILASKILPGEPTALIMDMPDYKIPNFKTIFLQTWFRLKEFIFIAGPIIIISGIIIQGIYLAGWLTPVSDFLSPITVNWLGLPAITGVLLIFGILRKELILVMLATLLGTTNFAQVLTPIQMIILGLVSMLYIPCIATIAALWKEFGWKKALGITGFKIVFAIIIGGLVFRFLNLIKIF